From the genome of Solanum lycopersicum chromosome 12, SLM_r2.1:
CAAACAGTGTACTATGTCTTGGACAAAGTACTCAATTTTGCAGCATCTTTAGCAAGGAGTAAAGACAGCAAGTGCTGCAAAATTGGCTCTGGTAACATATACCAGTATTCAAACAAATTAAGGAAGGAATTTTGCTTTGTGCAATTCTTCTACATGTTAATGAAAATTTGTCAccataatcaaaaagaaaatctttccatgattttttcctttttgatttttggggaaaaaatcataaacatctTTGTGAGTGATGGAAGATACAAGAGTTGATGCAGTAAATGATCAAATATCCAAATTGTTGTCAGAGCCAAATTTGCAGCATTTTCTATGTTTACTCCTCGCGAAATATGCTGCACAAATGAGTACTTTGTCCAAGATATGGTATACTAGTTGGAATTCCCTCTGCAACTTAATTTTGGCAATAAAACTTCCTATCATGAAATGGATAACTGTTGGAACTTTCAGAAAAAGAAAACCAAAACTTGTGAATATTGTCGATCAAATTCTAGCCCATCGACAAAAAGCAAAAGGTTTCTATAAAAAAGTTTTGGCTAAGTTTTCATCCTATCAATTCATCATCTCTAATGTTCATAATTGGATCGAGACCCTCGTCGTGAGTACCATCAAGGAGttgattttaaaagtatatggaCATGTTGACGATTTCAACATCTTGCTTGAAGAAATCTTTACTGCTCAAGGACTAATATGCAGATTTAAGCATGGATTGCCCCTGATCTTGgcataaattttcatatttgcgAAAGTTATGTCTTGGATGAGCAATTTGTTCAAGCTTTATGTGCAAACTGCATTGGCATAAAGGATTTAAGGGTATCTTGTTGTCATGGACTAGCCAATTTGCAAATTGCATAACCTTTATTGCAACTGAAGATAGTTTGGCTACTTTGTCTTCTTGAATCACGATGATTTGATATCGTAGCACCGAATCTTGAACATCCTTGCATTGAAAGTCGTCACTGGAATCAACGAGTAAATAAAACTTGTGGCAAAACCTTGAAAACTTTGCACCTCGTCGACGTGAGTGTTACTCACATATAGCTGGAAGACCTTCTTTTCCGTCAACCAAACCTTGAATATTTGTACTTATCTAGTTACTTTAAATTGCATACAATCAAGATGTCAAGTTCCGCTGAAGTATCTTACACTATTGTGGTGCTTAGATTtgattgatgttgaattggatATACCTAATTTAACAAGCTTCATATATAAGTATGGTGATGAATTGCCAAACACTCAAACTTATGAAAGCTTAAGTTTTGCTAAAAGTTGTACTTAAACTGCTCACTAGAGAAAGATTACTTAATCATTGCTACTATATGCTCGTGAAATTTCTTCTAAGCTTCAAGCAGtcaaaaattattaagttaaaaCATGCTACATAGATTTGATAGTTATACCAAAAACACATGCGAAAAAAATCTTGGTTCCTCTACTCTATGGTAAAACTAATACCTTACACAAAAATTGGAACTTTTAGGAATTACTCACTTGTGTACATTCTTGACAGTTTGCTTCGGCTTTCTCCTCAACTCGACACCCTAACTTTTGTCCAGCATCCAAGCATCCAGACCTAAACAATGCTTTAATCACCTCAATCACAATCTTTACcttcaaaatttcaagttttataAGCCAAACTAATAATTgggttaaatttaataaaatcatcTATTCTTGAGAAAAGATTTGACCATTTTCTGCAAGAAAAATCATAGAATAAAGAATTACCTAAGCAAAAAATCAAGAGTTTGGAAGAGAAACTCACCAGCAGCTGTCAATGGGGCAGCCACAAAACCCTAAAGAAAAAAGGGTAAATTTGAAGTTATAATTTGAGATAGATGAAAGGGTTAAATTTTAAGTTTGGATTAAATCaccaaaattcaatatttattttagctaatcacttaaattatttattatttttttttataattttaaaactttagaagTTCTGATTTTAATGtaagattttgattttgttttaaaattttaagctTATAAGTGAACATATGTGATGGTAAGAAAATTGTCTAATTTCTATAAAATGATTCTTAAAtgtctaaaatatataaaaatggtGAGGCTTGATATACTGTTTCTCCGACTCTCTACAAAGAACTCCGTAaagattttgtaagaaattCGTTTGAAAGttatatcatcaaaatattcataggttaacacaaaaaataattttaaaaaatcgtCTACTTTCTATAAAATGgctcatatatataaaaaatatgtgaaaaagaTGTTAAAGTTTCACGTGCTCCCTCAACTCCTTTCGGAGAATTTCGTAAAAGTCTtgtaaaaaaatcatttgaaaacatATCACAAAATATTCATGAGCTAACACACACTAAAAAAGCTTAGtaaacaatataatttataaaaaaaattgctacTAAACATTCAAAATATGTACAAAAAATGGTAAGATTTTACATACCTAGTCACCttctattttgattaatttcacaaaaataaaatttatatattattacgtAATTAATATCTTTATGATTACGCGAAGActctaattaaaaatgaaagagtaACCATGAACAATAATGCTACAAGACAAAGATTgactattttttcttatatataaaaggagaaaagaacACTCTTGTTCCATTTTGATATACTAAAAAACATTAGCTTTGGTTTGATAAAAATTCCAGAAAAATTAATGGATTTTGCTAATCCAATAAATTAaacttcttaatatttttttttctcgagTGTTTGTGGCCACTACCGACAGCTGCTGAGCTGAgcttcaagttttgatattttgCTGGGTAATGCTTTATTTCAAGAATGCCTGAGTTTATCAAAATTGAGTTCTTTTTTAGCTTATAATTAGTTTTATGTTCATTTTAGAGATACCCAATTGTTGATTTGGCTCATGGAGCTAGAATTTGAAGGTAAAGATTGTGTTAGAGGTGATCAAAGTTTagctctttcttgttttttggttatttttaggCTCATTTTAGAGATACCTATTTGTTGTTTTTGGCTCATAGAGCTGGTTCTTGAAGATAAAGATTGTGGTTGGGTTGATAAGAAAGTTGTGTTCTTTTCTTGCTTTTAGTACCTTTTATGCCCATTTTAGAAATACCCTGTAGTTGTTTTGGTTCTTGGAGCTTGATCAATTTTGTGCTTGAGTTGATAGAGTTCAGTTTCTATCTTGCTTTTAGTAACTTTTATGTTCATTTATAGAGATATTTAGTTGTTGTTTTGGTTCTTGGAGCTTGAATTTGAAGCTAAAGATTGTGCTTGAGTTGATCAAAGTTATGTTCTTTTCTTGCTTTTAGTAACATTtatgttcaagttcaagtttaaGAGATAACACAATTGTTGTTTTGGCTCGTAGAGCTTGAATTTGAAGCTAAAGATATTGCTTGAGTTGATAAAAAAGTTCAGCTCCTTGCTTGcttttatgttcatatttaagaGATACCCTGTTGTTGTTTTAGTACTTGGAGCTTGAATTCGCAGCTAAAGATTGTTATTGACAGCTTAGTCAAGCTATTTTGTTGGTGGTTAGACCAACCATGGTGTATTGGGTGTTGTCCCATCAAGAATTCTCACATATAGAAGATGAAAGTTGCGGAAATGAGGATGTTGCGATGAATGTGTGGGCGTACTAGGAGAAATAGGATTAGAAATGAGGTAATTCAGGACAAGATGGGAGTGGTTTCTGTGGAGGACAACATGCAGGAAGCAAGACTTAGATGGTTTGTACATGTGAAAATGTACGGATGCCTCAATGCGGAAGTGTCAGAATTTGGCTATGGGTAGTTTaggagaggtagaggtaggaCAAAGTAGCATTGGAAAGGGATGATTAGACAAAACATGATGCAGCTTTAGCTCACCGAGGACATGACCTTAAATTAGAGGGTTGTCTTGCTATCACTCTGTACTAGTAGTTGTAGTACTACTACGGTAGTTTCTTGTCCTTAGATTTCTATTACTATTTGTTGTTTCTAGTACTTCTGGTTATcgtattattttgttgtagttaCTGATCAGAATGTCTTGTTATGCTTTCAGTTCTGATTATTCTTTTTCTGAACTGTTTTCCTTGAGCTGagggtctatcggaaacaacctctttACCTCTAAGCTAGGGTTAAGGTATGCGCACACTCTATCCTCTCCAAACCCCACTTTGTAGGACTACATTggatatattgttgttgtagtcAAGCTCTTATATGGTAGATAGTTCAATTTTAGTACATCTTGAATATAGtgtaaaatacatatttttcatAATCTATCATTATATGGAGATTGGGCTAGTTTTTGAACCTTAAatctttttcaagaaatatgTATAGTTTAAGTGGAAGGCAGTAGGCGCGACCAAAGCATTGATTGTGCTTAAGACTCTGATGATTACCTCTCCTCTGTGTGTTCATGAATAGTAAAAAGTACAAGATTTTTTACGAATAGTAGATTTTTATGCAGGAAATGATGAAGCATATTCTTATTGCTATGACGAGCTATTGATATTGAGCTGAACTTTAAGAATGAAGTACAGCTCGAAGTTTCAATCTGTGTGTCaaattgataaaagaaaatggaTTTTGGTAGTGGTTTTGGTGGCTGTGACTCATTTATTTTGTCAGACCTTGATGCTTCCGTATGGAAATGCTCTTCATTCTCTGTTATCTGAGAGCAATACTCAGCTATCCGAAAAGGTAAGTCTGTTGAGTAAAGAATCGTCTGTTGTTGAATCAACTAAGGTTGGTGAAGGATTTTCAGGAACGCTTTCAAGCTTTGATGATGTACATATGTTAGCTCATCGCTTGAAAACTGTGGATAACAGTGATGTGAGTGAAGACGGTGAAATTGATGAAAGCGTAAATGAGAAGGATGAGGTAAAACCACATAGCAACCATTCAGTTGTCAAAACCATGGAAAATGACTCTGATTTTGTTGAAGATGCAACTATTGAAAATGATAATCTATTCGATGAAATGGTGGACATGGACGAGGAAACTACAATGCAGAAGAACAATGAATCTAAATGGGACCTTTCTATAGAGCAAGTAGTAAAAACAACTGATGAACTTTCAGCTGACTCTGATTTAGATGCAAATAGAAATACTGTGCTTAATGATACTAAAGCTGCAAATGTGACTAACTCATCGTCTGTGGAAGCTTCAAACCATCTAGATAACTTGCCATTGGTTGCTATAGGTGAAATAAACTTCATTCGTACTACTGGTAACAACTCTTCAACGGGAAATTTGACTCAACTTCTCCCAAATAATGGAAATCATTCGTTGGTGCTAAGTACAGTCAAAAAGAAGATGAGATGCATGTTGCCGCCAAAAACAGTAACTACAATTTCTCAGATGGAAAGGTTACTAGTTAGGCATCGTGCTCGTTCACGTGCTATGGTATGTTTCTTCTTCTCCTGCTGAATGTTTTTGCTGCTGTGTACTGTTGAGTGTTGATGGAATTAACTGTCctctattttgtttaaattggaTTCCAGAGACCTAGGTGGTCCTCGGAACGTGACAAGGAAATTCTGGCTGCTAGGTTACAGATAGAGAATGCTCCACTTATAAGAAATGATCGAGAAATTTATGCTCCCGCCTTTCGAAATATGTCCATGTTCAAAAGGTTTGTAGCTGTTTAGTAACATTTTGATGCATAATACCAGCTGATATTTTCTTCATTGGTTTTGCTATAGCGCTCTTGCTGAGTTGCAGTATAATCTACTTATCATAGATAGAACTTATAAAGCTAGAGTAGAAAGAGAATGAAAGATCTTTAGTTATCTACTTACATATAGATAAGATTAAATTAGTCAAAACACCTCCTAATTAATATTTCTTAAGAGACGTGTAAGGCAAAAAAGCACAGATAATTCGAGATGGAAGGAGTAATGCATTATTCTATCTAGAGCTAAATTTGAGCCTATGGGTATTTACTATTTCTTTATTAACGCTGTTACTTCTTATACATTCAATATGTGAGTCCCTTTATCTACAAACGTGTTATGCCTCCTTGAATTTGCAGGAGCTATGAACTCATGGAGCGGATTCTCAGAGTTTATGTCTACAAGGAAGGGGAGAAGCCCATTTTTCATCAACCAATAATGAAAGGATTGTATGCATCCGAGGGATGGTTCATGAAACTAATGGAGGGAAATAATAAGTTTGTTGTGAAGGATCCCCGAAAAGCTCATTTGTTCTACCTACCCTTTAGTTCGAGAATGCTGGAGCATTCTCTATATGTTCGTAATTCTCATAATCGAACAAACCTACGCCAATATTTGAAGGACTACTCAGAGAAGATTGCAGCAAAATACCGTTTCTGGAACAGAACTGGCGGGGCTGATCATTTTCTCGTTGCATGCCATGACTGGGTAATGTTAACTGTTTCATCCTCTTTTCTTAGCTTCTCATGCATTTCGTGTTATCCGCTATGCTTTTATGATTTGATAAATGAGTTTCTAGCGTTTAATGTAAATCTTGCTGAGTTATTGTTGGTAACGTCTGCAATTAGAGAGAACTTCTCAGTTAGTTCTCATTGAAAGATTATCGAGAAGCAGTATACTACTTCGGTTTCGATTTGTTTGTCCTTTTTAgtctatttcaaaaagaatgtctctCCCCTTTTTTGCAACTCTTTAGGATCCAAGGTtacatatctttagtttaagaccATAAGATTCAAAAGTTTCTTAACTTTCTTGAACTCCGAGCCAAATTAAAATCGAACAAACAAATTGAAGCCGAGTATAAAAATCCATTATGACGGTGTGATATGCATCTCAAGTTAATTACCTGACATTTTACCATGCGTTCGACATTTGTTCTTATAGTCTTTTTTTATCATAGGCTCCGTATGAAACGAGGCATCACATGGAACATTGTATCAAGGCCCTGTGCAATGCTGATGTAACCTTAGGCTTCAAAATAGGAAGGGATGTATCCCTTGCGGAAACATATGTTCGTTCAGCCAGAAATCCTCTTAGAGATCTCGGAGGAAAACCAGCATCTCAAAGAAAAGTTCTTGCATTCTATGCTGGGAATATGCACGGATACTTGCGTCCAATCTTGCTCGAGCATTGGAAAGACAAAGATCCCGATATGGAGATATTTGGTCCAATGCCAAGTGGTGTTGCTAGCAAAATGAACTATATCCAGCATATGAAGAGCAGTAAGTTCTGCATCTGTCCAAAGGGCTATGAAGTCAACAGCCCGCGAGTAGTAGAGGCCATATTTTACGAATGTGTGCCCGTGATCATATCAGATAATTTCGTGCCTCCCTTTTTCGGAGTCTTGAATTGGGATACGTTCTCTTTAATCCTAGCTGAGAAGGACATTCCGAACTTGAAAAGCATACTTCTCTCCATACCGGAAAAGAAGTATCTCGATATGCAACTAGCTATCAGGAAGGTTCAGCGCCATTTCCTTTGGCACGCGAAGCCGGTAAAATATGACTTGTTTCATATGACACTTCATTCAATTTGGTACAATAGAGTTTTTCAAACAAAAGCTAGATGAAAGTTGCTCCAGATGCAAGTCTATTTGGTACATTTGTTTCCTACTATGATATTGCTCAGACTCTTTAAAAATGTCACTAGCTGCGTGTTGGAGGtgttggatcctccaaaagtaaGTGCATTTCTAGATGATTTGATACAGGTGCAACAATGTTTTTGAAGAGTTCGAGAATTTTCCTAGCACGCCTCCGAAAAATTGTTTGTGACAAATTTGAAATGAGCTTTGGAGAGGAACTGTTCCCTTgtatattgtaaaaaaaatttgcattaaGTTGTACCATAATCTGCTTGTTGAAGAAAAATCATGAACTTGAACTTTTGTTCTATTAAAGATGGGTGATTTTGTTGAAAATTACTTTTGACATTTGTGACTACTTTTGAAATTCAGATTACTGGTCcaactttgaaaaaaatgacCAACTTCTAAATCCAAAAGTCACAAAAGGGTTATTTATGCAAATTAAGATACTTTAAAAAATAGCCTTTTTAAGATTACTTAacaattaacattttaaaaagtgAATTGTTTGATAGGTTAGAATTTAAAGAGTAGCTTAAAAAAGGCCATACAAGGCAAAACATTCACGCAAATCAGCCAAGACTTAACACAGGAAAAGGCAAGGCCCAGAAAACCTCCTTAGCTACAATTTATCTAATTACGTTCTATAgatataattcaattttctatactaaacgtttttttttttatatttcaccattttttaataaattaaataaattaggtTTATACaagtaataaattatatacaattatttgtattgtatacaaactattaatatgaataaataagtaattgtaTATAAGTTGTTGAGACCATACAATTGATCCGTATAAAATATTGTGGGAgataatataccaaaaaaatatacaactaaaaataaataaaaatatacaacaaaacacCATAAATGGAAGTTAGTATACACACAAATAAGTACAAATATGtatagtataataataaatttattactaatacatatacaaatatagaaatttatacaaatagCGTTTATACAAATACTTGAGATTCATCATAGCAAATTTCATTAAACAGTAGTCGTGATTcataattatatgaaatttaagctatattaaataatatactaTTTCCTTCTACTTatgacaacaacaaaaatgattgaattttaaagggcataatacataaacacgacctttaacttggcttcaacgAAAAACTATGTCCTCCAACTTTgaatgtgcacaagtagacacttaaacttgtataagaATAAACATGTAGATACAAGTGTCCTACATGGCATAATACACGTAGAATGTCATATAGGATACAGAATTGTCATGTAGGATGCCATGTAGGATGAATGCGTTCATTTGCTCAATTTTATACacgtttaagtgtctacttgtgcacatcaAAAGTTAAAGATCGTAATTGACAACTGATATTAAGTTAAGGGTCGTATTATGTTAAAAAGACATTATAAATTTTGACTATGTTTTAAATAGTGTCTTTAAAAGTGACTAGTGTCATTTCTACCTATTACAACAACATTACTGAAGTCATGTAGGCCCCATAACATAGCCCAAAATGTCTGGGCTAGGGTAAGTTTGGTGCAATGATCCAAACCAAATTAATATTATGTGGGCTTGTTTTAGGTAATGAAGTGAAAGGAGAGGACAATAATAGAGATGAACGTACCGTTATTTATATTGGGGTCTGATTATATTTGAGTTAGTGTCAAAAAATTTCTGATTGAGAGATAAATTGCTTCTTAACAAAGACGATTATGTATTTAGCACGGCTAGAACGTGAGAccttgattaaaatttaaaaaataaagtatttaaaaCTTCACTACAACTCTGGTTGATCTTAACACAATAAGTTTGGGATGAATATAGGGATTCAATAAATGACCCCTcttatttaatttcttcataaatTATGTTAGAGAAAGAGGTAATAGGGGTTATTAATCATGAATATATTGTCCATCGCGAAGCCTCATTGTCCAATACGAGAGTCAGAGGCGGAGCCatgattttcaataattaagtTCAAAATGTGTAGAAATAGATAGCCGAAGGGGGGTTCGACATCTAGTATGtatacatataaacatattttaatcatgtataaatgatataattttCCGTCAAAGGAGATTAGGATAGCTCAACCCCTGACAAGAGTAAGTTGGTTGATATatcattttgttaaaaaatatacattttttgtatttaatatttatattacatTAAATCTTTTTAACTTCGTCGTATGTATACCTtttatactatatttattttatttttctcaataaaattaaaatttctatctTCGTCACCGTATCCAAACTTGTGATACTAAGGTTGGTCATAGTATTTTTGTCAATTGACTTATTCCACATGTACAAATCTCTTAACATAATGGCAGTAAAAAGTTCTTGaaatatttaagataaaaataattatagctagctaaataataaaaggggtgtaagtataataataaatagaataaagATTGGTATGATTTaagagtaatatatatattattactcaaATACATTCAATTAATGCTAATAGACTTGAATCTTTGATCTACCACTCTACCTGCCTactgattaatttaatttaatgcaTATCGTACTTTCAAGTAGGGGCggattatttatatttatagtataatataagtcgATTATTATCGAAAGGTATAATGagataaatatgattttattatttaaagtttaAGCTTTCGAAATGAAATTTTTCGGTAAGGAGTGTTTTCCAAAACTATCATGTGGAGCAAATTTAGATTAATCGAATCGTAGAACAGGTATATTGATCTCGAGTGTGGCAATCTTTTAAAATCTAAGGTTCAAATTTACTCTTTGTTCAATCATAGTGAATTATGCTTTATACACGTTAAAAAATATCGTGTTAAATGAATCGAATTACGTAATGATGTGCCTCTGAGTATATTATAAAATCGAGTAATTATTACAGATGTTAAGAAATATATTAGATAGATATAAATAATATGTCCGAATcgcaaaaaaatcaaatgaactataaaattaaaaaaaaagttaaatttataaaattaaaatcttaaattCGTCTCAGATCGAAGTTAAAAGATAGTCAGAAGAACTAGTGAGAATATTTATGAAGTGTCACAGCTGTAGAAAGGCTAAATGTAGGGAGTATTGAATGAGAACAACTAAAATGGAGCAGCCATATGTAACCTTATAAtgcaataaaattaataattctttattcTTAGCTTTAATAAAAGTCTGGAATATGTGTTATGGGCTTATGGCTTCAATAAATTTGGTATGTTATCGTGCGTTTTTTGGTGAGTTGGTTAGGTGAAaatgaaatgtaaaaaaaattgtgttgatTACGTTAGAAAAAACATGTGATTTAATAGAGTAATAGTGTTTGTGTAGGTCAGGATGGTGTGGAATTAATGATAAAGTTATTTTCGTATGATCTATATGACATGAGTTCGAATGGTAGAAATGGTCATTAATATGCATTAAAATAGAATGTCTAGTGACATGTTCTTCTCTAAACTCTGTTAACGCGAGATTTTTGATACACCAAACTGTAGAGATAGGAAAACCTTGTGATCTAATAGTATTTGTACAGATAAATTAAGGAGAGTTTAATTAGAGTAATGACAAAATTATTTTCGTGTGATCTATATGATATGAGTTTGTGtcgtagaaataattattaatgtgCATTAAGAtagaatatctaaatttttctCAAACTCGATTAACACGAGATTTTTTATACACCAAACGGTACGAATAGGAAAACCTTGAGGATGAGTTGATAAGCCAGCTAGTTTTGCATCGTCAATTTCcattgtatttaaattatatatccttGATTTTTTGGGTCCCTAAATGGATTTGGGATAcgtaaaattttcatttattttaaaaaatttatttgacttATAAATTATTTCCCTTTGGTaccatatttatttgttaagatTTTATGCACtttcaaaaatacatttaatagtACTCACCGAAATAATTACGcattattatcatttatcaCAAGTATCAAATATCACCGCCAGTTACGATCATCAATCACTATTAACAATCACTATATCAATA
Proteins encoded in this window:
- the LOC101256353 gene encoding probable glycosyltransferase At3g07620 isoform X1, with amino-acid sequence MKYSSKFQSVCQIDKRKWILVVVLVAVTHLFCQTLMLPYGNALHSLLSESNTQLSEKVSLLSKESSVVESTKVGEGFSGTLSSFDDVHMLAHRLKTVDNSDVSEDGEIDESVNEKDEVKPHSNHSVVKTMENDSDFVEDATIENDNLFDEMVDMDEETTMQKNNESKWDLSIEQVVKTTDELSADSDLDANRNTVLNDTKAANVTNSSSVEASNHLDNLPLVAIGEINFIRTTGNNSSTGNLTQLLPNNGNHSLVLSTVKKKMRCMLPPKTVTTISQMERLLVRHRARSRAMRPRWSSERDKEILAARLQIENAPLIRNDREIYAPAFRNMSMFKRSYELMERILRVYVYKEGEKPIFHQPIMKGLYASEGWFMKLMEGNNKFVVKDPRKAHLFYLPFSSRMLEHSLYVRNSHNRTNLRQYLKDYSEKIAAKYRFWNRTGGADHFLVACHDWAPYETRHHMEHCIKALCNADVTLGFKIGRDVSLAETYVRSARNPLRDLGGKPASQRKVLAFYAGNMHGYLRPILLEHWKDKDPDMEIFGPMPSGVASKMNYIQHMKSSKFCICPKGYEVNSPRVVEAIFYECVPVIISDNFVPPFFGVLNWDTFSLILAEKDIPNLKSILLSIPEKKYLDMQLAIRKVQRHFLWHAKPVKYDLFHMTLHSIWYNRVFQTKAR
- the LOC101256353 gene encoding probable glycosyltransferase At3g07620 isoform X2, encoding MLAHRLKTVDNSDVSEDGEIDESVNEKDEVKPHSNHSVVKTMENDSDFVEDATIENDNLFDEMVDMDEETTMQKNNESKWDLSIEQVVKTTDELSADSDLDANRNTVLNDTKAANVTNSSSVEASNHLDNLPLVAIGEINFIRTTGNNSSTGNLTQLLPNNGNHSLVLSTVKKKMRCMLPPKTVTTISQMERLLVRHRARSRAMRPRWSSERDKEILAARLQIENAPLIRNDREIYAPAFRNMSMFKRSYELMERILRVYVYKEGEKPIFHQPIMKGLYASEGWFMKLMEGNNKFVVKDPRKAHLFYLPFSSRMLEHSLYVRNSHNRTNLRQYLKDYSEKIAAKYRFWNRTGGADHFLVACHDWAPYETRHHMEHCIKALCNADVTLGFKIGRDVSLAETYVRSARNPLRDLGGKPASQRKVLAFYAGNMHGYLRPILLEHWKDKDPDMEIFGPMPSGVASKMNYIQHMKSSKFCICPKGYEVNSPRVVEAIFYECVPVIISDNFVPPFFGVLNWDTFSLILAEKDIPNLKSILLSIPEKKYLDMQLAIRKVQRHFLWHAKPVKYDLFHMTLHSIWYNRVFQTKAR